One part of the Candidatus Sericytochromatia bacterium genome encodes these proteins:
- the rpsB gene encoding 30S ribosomal protein S2 — protein MPVVAMKSLLEAGVHFGHQSRRWNPKMKRFIFAERNGIYIIDLAKTSRHLDIAHNFLRQTAAQGKSVVFVGTKKQAQEVIKDEALRCNQYFVNQRWLGGMLTNWPTIAKRIQRLKELETQKMDGTFDRLPKKEVSMLEKEREKLERLLGGMKGLKSRPDVIFVVDPRKEHIAVKEARKLNIPIVGMVDTNCDPDEVDYIIPSNDDAIRSVKLIVSAMADAVLEGRQGEQHQDEAPVAAAAPSAEAAAV, from the coding sequence ATGCCCGTCGTCGCGATGAAGAGTCTGCTGGAAGCAGGCGTCCACTTCGGTCACCAGTCCCGCCGTTGGAACCCCAAGATGAAGCGTTTCATCTTCGCGGAGCGCAACGGCATCTACATCATCGATCTGGCGAAGACCAGCCGCCACCTCGACATCGCTCACAACTTCCTGCGCCAGACGGCCGCCCAGGGCAAGAGCGTGGTGTTCGTCGGGACGAAGAAGCAAGCTCAGGAAGTCATCAAGGATGAGGCTCTGCGCTGCAACCAGTACTTCGTCAACCAGCGCTGGCTGGGCGGCATGCTCACCAACTGGCCGACCATCGCGAAGCGGATTCAGCGCCTGAAGGAGCTGGAAACCCAGAAGATGGACGGCACCTTCGACCGTCTCCCGAAGAAGGAAGTGTCGATGCTCGAGAAGGAGCGCGAGAAGCTGGAGCGTCTGCTGGGCGGCATGAAGGGCCTGAAGAGCCGGCCTGATGTCATCTTCGTGGTCGACCCGCGCAAGGAACACATTGCCGTCAAGGAAGCGCGCAAGCTGAACATCCCCATCGTCGGCATGGTCGACACCAACTGCGACCCCGATGAAGTGGACTACATCATTCCGTCCAATGATGATGCCATCCGCTCGGTCAAGTTGATCGTGTCCGCCATGGCCGACGCCGTGCTGGAAGGTCGTCAGGGCGAGCAGCATCAGGACGAGGCTCCGGTCGCCGCCGCAGCTCCTTCGGCCGAGGCCGCCGCGGTCTAA